One genomic window of Nicotiana sylvestris chromosome 10, ASM39365v2, whole genome shotgun sequence includes the following:
- the LOC138879936 gene encoding uncharacterized protein — translation MKLSYDEACDILDKMTDTSSAWQSRANVPQGDTTVTHLHKSLHDHGQAIAEMTTTMNQIANAQLQQVQNPRQVNAMEGVNMLVNKRRQRAVTTRSGQHGDVNASKQKQILSDKVELPEDEVPLVVENAIDENVNEKVRIDIQNVELETQNDVNPSREHVIDMSKPVVPKAKDPLPRPPPPYPQRLAKQKNENQFKNAIVHSMAPKLEDPGAFTIPCTIRSVDFAKALCDLGASINLMPYSGFKTLGIRQSRLTSMRLQMADRTMKRPLGIIDDILVLVDKFILPSNFSILDCEVDYEVPIILGKPFLAIGKALVDAEVGELTFRVGDEKVVFHVVNLVTAVIVDDTSAMINVEDPIEAVLLNLDVNDDEGRVKCMNALHGIGSYSYEPRKLSFNLENRKTPPTKPLIEEPLVLELKPLPPHLRYNQILIAPED, via the exons atgaagctgtcttatgatgaggcttgtgacattcttgacaaaATGACTGACACttcctccgcttggcaaagtagagccaatgtgccccagggtgacaccacggtcactcatttgcacaaatcgctacatgaccatgggcaggctatagcagaaatgacaacaacaatgaaccagatAGCAAATGCACAattacaacaagttcaaaatccgcgccaagtgaatgctatggagggtgtcaacatgctagtgaacaaaagaagacaaagag cggtaactacaaggagtggacaacacggtgatgtgaatgcctccaaacaaaagcaaattttgagtgataaAGTTGAGTTGccagaagatgaagttcctttggtggttgaaaatgcgattgatgagaatgtgaatgaaaaagtgaggattgatattcaaaaTGTCGAGTTAGAgactcagaatgacgtgaacccatctagggaacacgtaatagacatgtcAAAGCCGGTTGTTCCTAAAGCCAAGGATCCTTTGCCAagaccacctccaccttatcctcaaaggctcgcaaagcaaaaaaatgagaatcagtttaaaaa tgcaatagtgcattcaatggccccaaagctagaagatcccggtgctttcaccattccttgcaccattaggagtgtggactttgctaaggctctatgtgatttgggggcaagtatcaacttgatgccttacTCAggtttcaagactttgggtattaggCAATCGAGgctgacttccatgagattgcaaatggcggatagaacaatgaagagaccattgggtattattgatgatatccttgtcctggtggacaaatttatcttgccatcTAATTTTtcgatcttggattgtgaggtagattatgaagttccaatcatattggggaaACCTTTCCTCGCAattgggaaggccttagttgatgcggaagtaggggaactcaccttccgggtgggtgatgagaaagtggtctttcatgttgTAA accttgtcacggcagtgatagttgatgataccagtgcaatgattaatgtggaggaccctatagaggccgtattgttgaatcttgatgtaaatgatgatGAAGGCCGAGTGAAGTGtatgaatgctttacatggaataggctcttactcttatgagcctaggaaactatctttcaaccttgagaataggaagactccaccaacaaaacctttaaTTGAGGAACCTCTGGTGCTGGAGTTGAAGCCGCTGCCTCcacatctcag atacaaccaaatcttgattgctccagaagattag